The DNA sequence TGGCCATTACCTTGAGCCATAATTAACAGTTAAGTGTAAATCCATAACATTAATTTCCTTCACAGCACATGGATCGAAGCCTTTGTCAGTAGAAAGAATTGATTTAACTTAACCAAACAAAACTTAATCAAGGACCAGAGTGATTCATCATCTttctaaaatgtcatcaaactTTCTGCTGCCTTAATCAACAATTTAGTGCTCGTTTATAAAAGCGTCCAACCCCGCAGCAGTGAGTATTGTATGCATACTGTATATTCACCAGTCCTGCTCCTGAGCATGAGCACACGTCTCAAAGTAAAACTGAAATGGAGGAACAGTCCTGGTAACAGTCGAGGGCTGCGTTTGGGTCCACGTAAAAGTTAATGAGTTTTGTGCTTGTACAATGTCTTTCTCCTTTTTCCTCAACAGATGATATGAAAAGGTTTGATAGAGATTTAAAAAGATATTGGATATGATACTGGGTTCAGGTTCGATAAATTGCTTTCAAACCCCAACTCTACTCAAGAGCAGCGATGGTCAGTTTTATACCATTACCAGTACTGATTTTTAGAGTCGAAGTCATGTTACGTGTCTAAcgttaaactgtgtgtgtgtgtgttgactcgGGCAGCTCCGGGGACTCGACAGCACGGATCTGGAACCTGAGTGAGAACAGCACAGGCGGGTCCACCCAGCTGGTTCTGAGGCACTGCATACGGGAAGGGGGCCAGGACGTACCCAGCAACAAAGACGTCACCTCACTAGACTGGAATGTGAGTGTGTAGTTGAACAgtatggttgtgtgtgtgtctgttccactgAGTGCAGTTTGGAGTAATCTAATCtagtgctctgtgtgtgtgtgtgtgtgtgtgtgtgtgtgtgtgtgtgtgtgtgtgtgaccactaCTTCTGCTAAAGGCATTCCTTCCAACCAGATATATGGGGGCGAGTCACTCCCGCGGGGGAAAAGGCTTTTTATGCTGCTCAGCTGCAAACTATTTTTTCCCTGAGTAGTACAAGTCTGTACACAACGCCAAATCAGCACTAATATTTTGTCTGTCATTAACTATTTACTCCTTAATGCGAGTCTCGTTGGTAAACAAAGTGGAATATAACTGTGAAATCAGGCCCAGCGCTGCCTGAATGAGTCTGCATCGAGGCTGAGAAAGACTAAATGCATCTTACTTCAGACGAATGAGACTCATTGCTTTCTTTCTGTCGTAGTGCAACTGACTTCAAACTAATAGACTCAttgctttctttctgtctttcagaGTGAGGGAACGTTGCTAGCGACAGGCTCGTACGATGGCTTTGCTAGGATATGGACAAAAGACGGTAAGATCGCAGCTTTACAGTGATGCGTGGCAGTTTTCCAGATAGCAGGACATTAAAACATTCCCAGCCCTCTATATTCTATTTACAGTCACCTCAGCATCACTTTTTAGATCATGGTCTTTTTTAATGATATCGTTTTTAAGGATTTTAGTCATCAGACATCTGAACCTTAAGTTTCAAGAGAAACAAGCTGAGTTACTGTTAAAGGCAGCTAGGCTCATATTTCTTCCATGACTCCCTGGGACATCCTATGTCAGCTGAAAAGTATCGGAGAGTCACTAccttttaacatgaaactacttttttcagtgttttttatcaattttaaaACCCAGATCTATGCGTTTTTGAGAGGAGGAGAGTTCTGGGgttaatttggctcctggtaaaaacactgaaggagTCCCAGCCTAAAAACAACGTAAGTGGCACCTCAGCTAGCAGTCTCTCCTGGCGTCTAGCCACCAAAGAGAGTTAcgaaacacagatttttgatgtgaaactgctttattcagtgttttaaactATATCAATCATCAGGTCTGTTTGGAGAAGGAAACCCCCTCATGCATCAAATTGTCCtgtctaaaaaataaaataaagcctAAAAAATGAATTGGTAATGGTGGTTGTTTAACAGTTAAGACAACAACTCCCATGATCTTACGCCTCTTAACAACATCATCAAATTCTATTTTTGGTCATTGATGTATTTGAGAGAACCCTAGCCACAGAAGTTTTTTCGTCTCCCAAATCGGTCAGGCccatgtatttatattttgcttGTCGTGCTCTCAGATATGTCTTTGGCTATTGAAATTATGTTGACTGGAAAGtcctcctttttctgaacaaaaTGAGATATGGCACTCCAAGATTCAATAGATATTTGATTGGCGAAACAGGCATTCTAACCATTGATGCTTATGATTCAAAAGTGCAAGCTACCTGGGAAAATTGCCTCGAGCCATTTGTAAATAAACTCTGAATTACCCATGCACTGTTTAGTCTATAATTTAGCCTAATGCATGAACATTTTGAGGAGAGAAAACACCTGTCTTTATACCGCTGATTACAGTATGTGAGGATGGATGTGATGGCTTCCACAGTTTCAACAAGCATGTTCATATTACCctttaacacacacaggcacacactaTTCTCACTCAGCAGGACATTGCATGCACTCCAGGAAAACACTGCTTGGGTGATAAAATGTTTCTGCTCCTTTTTTAAGCTCAGTTGGGTTTTTTAATACTTGCAGGTAACCTGGCCAGCACGCTGGGTCAACATAAAGGTCCTATATTTGCACTCAAGTGGAATAAGAAAGGAAACTTCATTCTCAGTGCTGGTGTAGACAAGGTAAGACTTAGCTTTGACTTATAGAGGTGAATAAGTTTGATTCATGCTTTTTTGGATTACTCTGTGAACCCTGCAGCTTAATGCTTATTCAGAGTTTCCACTTTAATGGTGCAATatgtaaaatacatttatacataAAGACATGCCAAAAGGAAATGTTCATAATATGGATGGTGTTCAGACCACAGAGAGGTCCATGCAGACATCATGTGCTGTCCTCAGTGTGTACCTGCATGTCAGGGTCTCCTTACACCTACATCAAATGTTACAGAGTGACACATGAGAGTGATGCTTCTCCACCAAACATCAGATAAGACACGCTGCGTACAGACGTTGTTCAACATTACCATCTAGTGTACAGAAGTGTAatgacacacacagtgtcaccTTCAGCATTCATTTTAATGCCCGAGCGCTGATGTTTGGGAGGCATAAACAGGcgcatgtgtgtgatttattaaCTTCCCTGTTTATCCTACTTCATATTATTCAGGTCAACTGAGTGTGACTCGCAGCTTCTTTAAAGCAAGAACAcattctctgtattttatttatgtgaTGTTTGTATTGATTTCCTCACTGGAAGGAAACTAGTTTAGTATAAATAATGCAAATGTCCTCCTTCACACAGACCACGATTATTTGGGACGCCCACACGGGAGAGGCGAAACAACAGTTTCCTTTCCACTCGGGTGAGTGACAGGAGTCAGCTGGATTGTTCCACATGAGGCTGCATGCAcgagtctttttgtttttagacaGATGTTACCTTTTGCTGAACTACAGTGAGACCATTGTGATGATACACTGATGTTATTGAAGTCCTTTCACACACTGTGACAGATATGTTTGACTGCCTCATTCAGCCCGAGTTATCTTTACACATTTAGACACTGTTCAGTGTGTATAAGCATGACAGCGACCCTGAATTGAATCACAGTACTGTAAAGCCTCACTGCTGCAGCTCTaagctctgtctctgcctcccaACAGCACCTGCTCTGGACGTAGACTGGCAGAGCAACAACACGTTTGCCTCCTGCAGCACGGACATGTGCATCCATGTGTGTAAGCTGGGTCAGGACAGACCTGTCAAGACCTTCCAGGGACACACGGTGAGACGGGACTCCTGTGTGAGCGCTGCTTTCTCACACAGGGAGGGAAATGGAAACCCTTCACTGGCCAAACATGCTTCTTAAAGCATTGTAGGATAGTTGATGTGAATTCTGTCACTGTAGCTTCTGATGAAATTTAGTAATGGTACTGAAGCTGGGGTaggcaaatacaaaaaaaatgagacaagaaATAGCAAGCAAAAGTTAGCCACCTCATGGTCCCTCTGCCTGTGTGGACTGTTTCCTAAGGAGAAGAGCAGGCAGCCGTTTAGGAGATGGACCTTTGGTCGGTGGCTGTAGCAGCCGGAATTCGGCCAAACCAGCCAGCAGCAGCGTCAGGTCTAACCTTTGTAACAACAGACAGTTTGCTGATCTAGCAGGTAGGAGTTTGTTCTGGCTGGATTCgagttgctgcagctgctgactgggggtctgtctccagagctgctgctcactcTCCCCTCagcgaggtggtctgtagcagcaGGGAGAGAGGCACTGGAATTACTTGAGATTCATCACTCTTGCTACTGCtggctacataaacatgaacttgaCACTGCAGCCATGACCCTTTGGCTCTGGTTAGCAGGAAGTTGAACTATTACCagcattttctctccatctctgaaacacttttcTAATATTGaccagttttatttattgtcagactctctttttgataagtccatcttcctttttcgggttgctttgcagtgcagtttctctgcaggattctccaccaTTTAACCACGCTTTCACCAAATGCACATGTATCTGCCTTGTAGAACAGCCCATAGGAACGTCCTCTCTCTGCAATAAtttgtgattggccaaagtctcccgtTTACAGGCTTTCTAAAGCCTGTAAACGGGGCCAAAATGAGGTGCTCAAGTCTCGTCTTCTCCCAAACCAGTTGAATTCCAACATGCTCAAAGTTTACTGTGGGATTTTGCCCAATgacgccaaaataaaactgcctaccccagctttaaagcATTCATTCACAACTCAACAATTTATGTCAGTGGAAAGCCTCCTCGCAACTGTGACAGTCTAGGACATATATCATTGTAATGCCTTGAGATAAATTGGCATAGAAGTATctatgtatacatatatgtgttCATCAGTCAAATATACCATTTTTTGTTGTCTAACTCTCATCTCACTCACTGTAGAATGAGGTGAACGCCATCAAATGGGATCCCACTGGCAGCTTATTGGCCTCCTGCTcagatgacatgacactgaAGGTCAGTCCACATAACCTGCACATGTGACTAAGATAAGCAAAAAATATGGGCCTTCATAATCGGATAAATTCCTGATTGCATGTGCATACTAAGTAGCtggtttcttcttctctggcaTAGATCTGGAGTATGAAGCAGGACTCGTGTGTCCATGACCTCCAGGCCCACAGTAAAGAAATCTACACCATCAAGTGGAGCCCCACAGGCCCCGGGACCAACAACCCCAGCGCCAACCTCATGCTGGCCAGGTGAGCCCACAAAGCAGCATCTGAACATCATAAGCAACAATCATAATGCTACAGTGAGATGAAATAAACACTGCTCATGGTATCTTATGCCCTTAAATCAGCAGTTTCCACTAATTAATGATGCATTTTTCCGTAATTATGAGGTGATATCAGGATACTTAGATAACCCTGATAAATCTGTCTTGCTTAATATTTAATACCTTGAACAAGTTTTCTGTCCGCTGCTCTTCTCAGATTTCAGCAGCGCTCCCATTCCTCGATAGAAGCTCGTCAATAAAATATTTGACACTgacctcagtgctgctgctCGTATAATAACCAGGTTTGACTTGCCATATTAAGTTTGACTCGAGCTCCGATAATAACGTCTTCAGAGCCAGGTCTGGTTCCTCAGTTGAACTCACATTTGATGTGTTTGTAGCCGCTGGCCGACTCCGACTGGTGTGAGTCACCACACTGCCAGCGTCAGTGCTTTTCAGATGCACCTGTAAAGGATGCCACAGTCGCTTAGCTGACCCTGAGGTATAAACACTGGGTCGAGCAGATCAGAGCGGATCTTACCACCTGAACAACCCGACAGGGCTGTGCGGTTAATATTTTAACTACTTAATGacccagagacagaggaggacacCTATATGACAGACAGCCTCTCCAGTGGTGGAAAGGATCAGCAAACTTCCTGTTTTGCCTTTACACAGAACGTTTGGTTCAACATCACGAGCAAACAGCGGCAGCAGCGACTAAAATTTAACACAGAGCAGTTTACCCCAACACCTGCTGGTAAATAGTTAGTCAGGGTTCCCACACGTTTTCATGGGCAAAATTTCAAAACCTTCCCATGACTTTTCAAACTTTAATTGAAGctcctaatttaaaaaaaaaagtgtattgaTATCGGTATCAGTTAGCGGCCAAATAAGTTGATGTATATCTGCATAtcagatattggcaaaaaatccaatatcatgcatccctactttTGGACTTTACAACAGTCTGGAGTTTTTGGAGATGTTCGGATCACACTAGTCAGAAACACTCCTACGCAGCCACCACTGGAGTCTAATTCTTCTACAAATAGTATAACAGTAGTAATATTAGTTTAGCCTAATCTAAACCTGCAGCTGCGCAGACATAACGGGTTTGAACAGAATAAATAGacactaaaaaaagaaaaaaaacagcagtgtgtcACTGTTGATTTAGACTTTGAATATAAACATTATGAATGAAGCTTCTAACTTTTCTGTGCAGCTCTACAACCCTAAAATCCTACCGTGCCTGAGCAGAACTGACAAACAGGCCACCATCCACAACATGACTGAGAGACAGTGGCGTCTCTGCGTTCCAATAGAcgataaaaataaatctgattgAAATGGCCGTGTCACGTTGGCCTGCCAAGATATCGTCTCAGGTGATGCATAGAGTggagaaacacaacattcatGCAGAGACAAGTCACTAATTAGGTTGTTTCCTTTAATTAGTGCTGCCATGTCCGGCTGACACACTTTATCTCACGGGTGTCGTACATGGCAGTTAATTTAATTGCAACATGACTCCTGGACACTGAGCGTGCTCCTcttcctgctccctctctccagcGCATCATTCGACTCCACGGTGCGTCTGTGGGACGTGGAGCGCGGGGTGTGTATCCATACGCTGACCCGCCACCAGGAGCCCGTGTACAGCGTGGCCTTCAGCCCTGATGGCAGGCACCTCGCCAGCGGCTCCTTCGACAAGTGTGTCCACATCTGGAACACTCAGGTGTGGGATAAAACTTCTAACCACAGATATGCTCATTAACATTGTACTCACACTAAGATGGCATAAATACATAGGATGATGTTgccaacgtgtgtgtgtgtgtgtgtgtgtgtgtgtgtgtgtgtgtgtgtgtgtgtgtgtgtgtgtgtttcttcagaCGGGTGCTTTAGTCCACAGCTACCGGGGGACAGGAGGGATCTTTGAGGTGTGCTGGAATGCCACAGGGGACAAAGTAGGAGCTAGCGCGTCAGACGGATCGGTGAGTTTTTCTGCCTGAGCACTCCATCACACACTTCATAATCACTAAAGCACTGCTGAATGAAGcagccactcacacacacacacacacacacacacacacatgcacttcaGCCTCTATGTGCAACTTCCACACCAGACTACTGACCCAAGAAGTTTGTGCGTCAGCCGTGTGTATTAAAGGTCTCACCCCAGTAAGCTGAAACCATAAAATGCCTCTAGTAAGAATCAGGGTTGACGCTAAGGTCAAACTTGGTTCTGCTGGTGGAAAAAAGTGTTTGACTTATGATGTGCGGCTCAGTCATATGAGATTGTTGACTCATGTAGGCAGCAGTGTGTAGTCAgagtagtttttatttttagttttagttcagTGTTAATTAGTTTCAGTATTAGTTTTAGGTACATTTTTTTATAATatggggtgtgtgtgtcagcggcAAGATTTAAGAAGTGCAGCGTAGTTATTACAGTATAAACACAGCCCTTTATGAAGGCACTGATTCACAGTTATGGAGACATCCCAGTCTCTTAATAACATGCACCAGTGCCTCCTCATACTTGTTGTGTTGACAGATTTAAAGACAtttcatgtatatatatatatattgttttattttggttaGTTTTGTATATGCACAACCTTGGGTGACTGTGGGAACTTCAACATCAGACAGTTTCAAACGAAGCctcaaacactgaatgaaaacGTAATGTATCACTTTGTGTTGCAGTGCCATCAGTCAACACTAGAGGGAGCCATTAGGTTCTGAAAGATAAAGTACTGTTCACTAAATAAGCCATCTATAGGTTGTTAATAAGAAGTGTATGTAATTAACACCATGAACAGTTGCAAACTATGGGAAAATATTCAGAtgtcttttcactttttttttaacttattttagtAATgacataaatatttatattaataattaaatgcacTCATATTTTTGGGCTAACTTTCTACATGTTAAAGGAGTACATCAccaacaaaatgaccatttgtttagCAGTTAGTAACGCTGTAGCAGTTAGCATCTTCACTGAACCAAATCTACAAGCACAGACGTGGGTGGGGGAAGCAGCAGAACTATTTTTGCCACCTCAAAAATTAATATGAGCATAAGTGAAcactatatttggaatattttccaCTGCTGTACCTTACACAGTAACTGATTGAGGAAGCCGTAGACCTGCAACTTCCATGTTCTGCAAAGaacaatgactgtttttgtcaaagacaTCTGGTGACTATGAGATAGCGACTTCAGTTCCCTGTCTCAGAGAGCTGTCGGACGGCACaataaagcggtgaaaatattttaaatgtagtgtgcacttaaactgattttgtttttttttaggtggctaagaACTAAACTTGTTGAGGAAGCATATGCTCAGCGCTGTTTCATTTTACGTACAAGACACTGGGGTTTTCTACCCAGACGTTGTTGTAAACAAATTCTGTGGTTCAGTCTTTTTGtgtgaaagggaaaaaaatctgagctCACTGTTGATAAATGAATCATCCTTCCTGCGGCTGCCAGTAAGAGTCCTTGTGTGGCAGAAACTGAAACTTGCGGCAGAGGAAGTAGATTTGTCTGTAATGGTCTTCCTTCCTGTTTTTCCAGGTTTGCGTATTAGACCTGAGGAAATGACACACGTCTGGGGGAGCCATGGACCGACTACGAATGTGTACATAGCCAAAATGACTGACTGTCCCTGCCTGTCCGCCACACTGCTGTAGTCCCATCAGATGCCATGGCCCGCCATTACCGCCAAATGGAGCGCCCCTCCCCACCATCCTTCCCGTCATATGTACACATAAGGACCACATCTTCGCCGCATACAGTTGCGTCAGGCACACATCAGGTCTGTATGGACACCTGCGTTACTCGCACAGACCTGCAGGAAaaaacatttctctgtcatCACACAGTACAAACTCTCCGGACCCGTCACACGCAAACCAAAACACCAGGATTCTTCTCGCTTTCCTCTTTTTATCCTTTGTACCAGAATCTAAAGATTTTTTGTTCTCTGTTGGTGTGTGCATATTGCATATGTCAGCATTTGGTGTCCTGTGGACATTGTTGTTTTGAATTTGGATTTTACTGATATCTGCGGGTTTTATACAACATGTGGGgtgggagagaagagaggggggGTTGTCTTTTACAATGGGTGTTTAAAGCTGTTCATTGGGAGATCCATTCATCCACGTCTCGGCAGTCTTTAAGGTTCAAAAATGCAGATGTATAGCTTAGAAGATAAAAATGGTTTATAATTTTGTCAACTCTATTTTTATCCGATAGGTTTGTTccatttttttaacaaagtaTAAAGCAGTTAATCAAAGGCTGAACTGTCCTTTGTTTTTGCAACTTTTATCCTCAGAAATGGTTTTCAGGTGTTCACAATTCATCAGGTTAACATAGAGCTCTAAAGAATTCAAAACCTCTAGGCTGAAAGATAATCTTACGTAGCTGTCGATCCCATGTTCTAAAGACATCAACGCTGATGTGCAGTTGGCTTCAGGTTTACATCGCCGACTTCGTCCCTGATCTGTGTCTCAAGCTCAGGCGGCGGCTGTGCTCTTGTGTCAGTTGTGAGGTAACGTGGCACAGGAGTAGCTTGTCATCTGGCGTCGTCGCAGCTTCTGGGAGCTGTGGGGAATGAGAGAGAGATTCGGGAGGTCAGGCCCATAACCGCTCGCATCCATCTGACGTGAACGATTAGTTGTCATAACTGTGctcatcaggacgtcatctgcaGTATCACTTCCTGGCTGGAGTTCATATCACGGTTTGTCATGTTGAGAAGTCGTTCGCAGCGTCTTAacggtccagtgtgtgggatttaggggcatctactgGCAGAACTGGAATATAAGTGTGTTCTCACGttcataatcacctgaaaataagaatcgttatGTTTTTGTAACCTTAAGTTGAGCCGTTAatatctacatagagagcaggtccagaacagacaaaccaaccactggctctagataggccCATTCTTGTTTTTGCAacagccaccgtagttagcagtaGGACTACCCCTGAAACTGAGACACAGGGAGCTGCCTGGAGGAAGAGAGACTGCCAGTTCAGGCTCCGACATGACGTTATCTGCTGCCTTCTGCtcagaagtggtgaatttaaagctcacagcaacttaatatgatacagttactggcttttgtttgatatctattGTCGTCTCACATTTCCATCATTAGCGTAGTTAGCTCGTTTAGTTTATTACGTGAACGTTGCTGTCACCCTGCTCATCGTGCTGAACCCAGTTCAAACTCTATACGGAGAAgtctcagctggttgcaatctgccactaaatctttaaatcttacacactggacctttaaaaacatTCTGACTTTCACTTTGTAACGTGTGCAGCTTTTATGTCCAGCAAGTACACACTACAGTCTCTCTGCTTTAGTTTGTCGTTGCCtagcattaacacacacacacacacacacacacacacacacacacacacacacacacacactctctctggaGACAGGCTGCGTTCAGGCCTATGCACGGATAGACGGCGCTTTTGTTTGTAGTGTTCAGAATTGGCGTTTTGAGGCAAGTCTGTGCTTGTTGTTGAAAGGCAGACTCGCAGCATATGACTTGATGTAACATGGTATCtgcatataatatatatatatatataaatatatataaatatatatctgtGCTATCACAGGGGACTCTTTTGTATGCCACTCGTACACTAAGGGTGGATTTTAAAGTTACTTTTTGAAGACGCTTGAAATACAGTATGTGATGTTGTCGTGCATCACAAAGGGTCGTAACCATGAGGAATGGTTTTTTATAAAATACCATTAAACAGTCatagagaaataaaaaatttaaaaaaaaaaaacgagcaGCCCTTTGATGggtgtttttttcctgcactTTAGACTAAAAATGGAGAAACAGGGAGGTGTGTTTATTGAAGCCATCGTAGACACACCTAATGAAAATGCTCTTAAATCAGAATTGTTGCAGAAAGTGTGCAGTGGGTGAAAAAAGGTGAACAGTGTCCTGTCCGACTCCTCGGGGTACGTCAAAGTCGAACCAAGCCAACTTCATGGCATTCCAGGTCTCATCTCGCAGCCATAACCAACAGCTAACAgcttgatacacacacacagacacacatacacacacacacacacacacacacacacacactcgtcgTCAGGACATTTCAGAGGTTTTGCTCAGAATGTtacttgttttaaaaaattttgTACTGAAGCTAAAGACTATTTTGAAGTTTGCTTTAATACAGTGATTGGACTGTACCACAAAGACACTATTTCAAATGATGTCTATGACAGTGGAATGGTATTTTATAACGTTTCGTTTTTAGATGATAAGCTTTTTACACTGCATTCAAGTGTGTTTGCTATCTTTTGTTCCTACCGAAAGTACTAACGTTAATTCTATCTTTGCTATGTCGGAGAGCCCTTGAAGGTTTTGTACTTCTCAAAACTTTTGTaattctgatttatttgtagCTACGTACACGAAATGAACAaacgaagaaaaaaaaagaaattataaaATCTGGATTTAATTGTCATTGTATTATAACACAGAACATGTAAATACCAATTTGcagatttctttttgttgtgttgtctttGCCCTCACCTACATTgtactctctttctctctcactcacatgGTTGCGGTCCGCAGCCTCCTGATCTGACTGTTGTAATATCACTCAGATTTCAAGGTCTAgaataaaatctattttgatAATATCATCGTGTTTTTGCTTGTAATTTCCATGTAGCTCCACTAACGCTGTTTCTTTATCAAAGGAGTTCCTAAGTAAATGTCTTTATGTGGGGGAGGTATA is a window from the Epinephelus fuscoguttatus linkage group LG15, E.fuscoguttatus.final_Chr_v1 genome containing:
- the tbl1xr1b gene encoding F-box-like/WD repeat-containing protein TBL1XR1b; this encodes MSISSDEVNFLVYRYLQESGFSHSAFTFGIESHISQSNINGALVPPAALISIIQKGLQYVEAEVSINEDGTLFDGRPIESLSLIDAVMPDVVQTRQQAYRDKLAQQQQQAASSGSSAGPQGSTKNGEGAANGEENGSHALANHHSEMMEVDRDVEIPQSKAMVLRGHESEVFICAWNPVNDLLASGSGDSTARIWNLSENSTGGSTQLVLRHCIREGGQDVPSNKDVTSLDWNSEGTLLATGSYDGFARIWTKDGNLASTLGQHKGPIFALKWNKKGNFILSAGVDKTTIIWDAHTGEAKQQFPFHSAPALDVDWQSNNTFASCSTDMCIHVCKLGQDRPVKTFQGHTNEVNAIKWDPTGSLLASCSDDMTLKIWSMKQDSCVHDLQAHSKEIYTIKWSPTGPGTNNPSANLMLASASFDSTVRLWDVERGVCIHTLTRHQEPVYSVAFSPDGRHLASGSFDKCVHIWNTQTGALVHSYRGTGGIFEVCWNATGDKVGASASDGSVCVLDLRK